The window CCGCGAAATCCTCCTGATTGGGGAATTTGCGGATCGACTCGACCAGATATTGATAGGGCTCTGCATCACCGGTGATCATCTTGCCGAATTGCGGAATGGCGTTGAACGACCATGCGTCATAGACGCGGTCGAGCAACGGCATTTCGACTTCGGAAAATTCCAGTACCAGCAGACGCCCGCCACGCTTGAGCACACGGTGAGCCTCCTTCAGCGCCACATCGATGCGCGGCACGTTGCGAATGCCGAATGCGACCGTATAGGCATCGAATGTGTTTGCCTCGAAGGGCAGCTCCTCGGCATTCGCCTCCACGAAGGTCAGATTGTCGGAAAGCTTCTTTTTCGCCGCGCGCTCCTCGCCAACCGCCAGCATAGAGCCGTTAATGTCGAGAACGGTGGCATGC is drawn from Agrobacterium tumefaciens and contains these coding sequences:
- the ubiE gene encoding bifunctional demethylmenaquinone methyltransferase/2-methoxy-6-polyprenyl-1,4-benzoquinol methylase UbiE yields the protein MTDARTTAQGGMETSYGFHKVDEGKKQGLVNEVFHKVAKRYDIMNDVMSAGMHRLWKDAMVSSLSPRKDASYKVLDVAGGTGDIAFRIVEASNRLAHATVLDINGSMLAVGEERAAKKKLSDNLTFVEANAEELPFEANTFDAYTVAFGIRNVPRIDVALKEAHRVLKRGGRLLVLEFSEVEMPLLDRVYDAWSFNAIPQFGKMITGDAEPYQYLVESIRKFPNQEDFAAMIRTAGFSRVTYTNYTGGIAALHSGWKL